The Planktothrix tepida PCC 9214 genome window below encodes:
- a CDS encoding GAF domain-containing protein: protein MTISKSVSTNGKLSKDTVSSESTEPLTVSEKVEPLQDWKQSLEQLFYLQRCSHLLMAVIEPQTLILRYGNELFCQVSKIHSTLLGSETGLSAKLLGKNKNPKIEDGLFNGLNIKISDLFQQWDSLTFEQLYRYHLLHHILKQYYDIDLQSLQLFNQSAIAILNSANTSEQRFIQIWLNSDLLQITKLNSQLDDFAEFKFNLMPFSERESWFLKPGNLDDIAQKLNLENYQVKGVFLLEGLEITESEQMRRLTHQLISRDLIVQSQQWENIQQQLQALFRVKTCLVMRIQGQEAKLSQSLNNNPLHQPIIYPLDTLKDSPMLQALQDNQVINIPDLRQQCFTDCERYLRKLNIRSVLLIPLVIQSVNLQGSQQILGVVGLTSDHPNHFTLSDVKNAYQLIPAFITAFCHCLQEQFTNLRNIHPSVEWRFLQEAERRSWGFQPETIIFETVYPLYGISDIRGSSEQRNRAIQVDLLEQFQLAINIVEALCETQKSSLGEQLKLDLQDYITQLKTEINVEIEMSSTDYLKEHLEIYFDCFSQCSPKVQTALKQYKEACNNEHGCVYTARSYYDEMLNLITYHLQQVWTHWQEQMQAILPHYCEMEFSDGMDHIIYVGKSIDSRFTSFHIRSLRYEQLRAMCDCARRIFRLKSEQKITLDLAHLVLVQYTPIDIFHDENTEGIFAVRGTRDIRYEIVKKRIDKGVDKDTKIRITQPGMLTLVYSTEEEWQEYEQYFRYLHREGWVDSQIEFGIVDPLPGVSGLNYARVAILE from the coding sequence ATGACTATTTCTAAGTCGGTTTCGACTAACGGTAAACTTTCTAAAGATACTGTATCATCCGAGTCTACAGAACCATTAACCGTGTCCGAGAAAGTTGAACCCCTTCAGGATTGGAAACAGAGTTTAGAACAGTTATTCTATTTACAGCGCTGTAGTCATCTGTTGATGGCAGTAATTGAGCCACAAACTTTAATCTTGCGTTATGGAAATGAATTATTTTGTCAAGTTTCTAAGATTCATTCAACTTTATTAGGGTCAGAAACGGGATTATCGGCGAAGTTGCTGGGAAAAAATAAAAATCCTAAAATTGAAGACGGACTCTTTAACGGCTTAAATATTAAAATTTCAGATCTCTTTCAACAGTGGGATAGTTTAACCTTTGAACAACTCTATCGTTATCATCTCTTACATCACATTCTGAAGCAATATTATGACATTGATTTACAATCTTTACAACTCTTTAATCAGTCGGCGATCGCTATTTTAAATTCAGCTAATACTTCAGAACAACGATTTATTCAAATTTGGTTAAATTCCGATTTATTACAGATCACAAAACTTAATTCTCAACTCGATGACTTTGCAGAGTTTAAATTTAACTTAATGCCCTTCTCTGAGCGAGAAAGTTGGTTTTTAAAACCTGGAAATTTAGATGACATTGCCCAAAAATTAAATTTAGAAAACTATCAAGTCAAGGGAGTATTTTTGTTAGAAGGATTAGAGATTACAGAATCCGAACAAATGCGTCGTCTTACCCATCAATTAATTAGTCGAGATTTAATAGTCCAATCTCAGCAATGGGAAAATATTCAACAACAATTACAAGCTTTATTTCGAGTTAAAACTTGTTTAGTCATGAGAATTCAAGGACAAGAAGCCAAATTATCCCAGAGTTTAAATAATAATCCCCTTCACCAACCCATCATTTATCCTCTGGATACCTTAAAAGATTCTCCGATGTTACAAGCACTTCAAGACAATCAAGTCATTAATATTCCCGACCTGAGACAACAGTGTTTTACAGATTGTGAACGCTATTTAAGAAAGCTAAATATACGTTCGGTTTTATTAATTCCCTTAGTGATTCAATCCGTTAATTTACAAGGAAGTCAACAAATTTTAGGGGTGGTAGGATTAACGAGTGATCACCCCAACCATTTTACCTTAAGTGATGTTAAAAATGCCTATCAATTAATCCCAGCTTTTATTACAGCATTCTGCCATTGTTTACAAGAACAATTCACAAACTTACGCAATATTCATCCTTCCGTTGAATGGCGATTTTTACAAGAAGCAGAGCGCCGGAGTTGGGGATTTCAACCCGAAACAATTATCTTTGAAACCGTTTATCCCCTCTATGGAATTTCTGATATTCGAGGTTCATCAGAACAACGAAATCGGGCGATTCAGGTAGATTTACTAGAACAATTTCAATTAGCTATTAATATTGTAGAAGCTTTATGTGAAACCCAAAAATCCTCATTAGGAGAACAGCTTAAACTGGATTTACAAGACTATATTACTCAACTTAAAACAGAAATTAATGTTGAAATTGAAATGAGTTCAACGGATTATTTGAAAGAGCATTTAGAAATTTATTTTGATTGTTTTTCTCAGTGTAGTCCCAAGGTACAAACTGCTTTAAAACAGTATAAAGAAGCTTGTAACAATGAACATGGATGTGTTTATACTGCCCGATCTTACTATGATGAAATGTTAAACCTAATTACCTATCATTTACAACAAGTTTGGACACACTGGCAAGAGCAAATGCAGGCTATTCTTCCCCATTATTGTGAAATGGAATTTAGTGATGGAATGGATCATATTATTTATGTTGGAAAGTCCATTGATTCTCGGTTTACCTCCTTTCATATCCGCAGTTTAAGATATGAACAACTGAGGGCAATGTGTGATTGCGCCCGCAGGATATTTCGCTTAAAATCAGAACAAAAAATAACCCTAGATTTAGCCCATTTAGTCTTAGTCCAATATACCCCGATTGATATTTTTCATGATGAGAATACCGAAGGTATTTTTGCTGTTCGAGGAACCCGTGATATCCGGTATGAAATTGTTAAAAAACGGATTGATAAAGGCGTGGATAAAGACACCAAAATTCGCATTACCCAACCCGGAATGCTAACCCTAGTTTATTCAACAGAAGAAGAATGGCAAGAATATGAACAATATTTTCGCTATTTGCATCGGGAAGGGTGGGTAGATTCTCAAATTGAATTTGGAATCGTTGATCCCCTTCCGGGCGTTAGTGGGCTAAATTATGCGCGTGTTGCTATTCTGGAATAA
- a CDS encoding ATP-binding protein, with the protein MNINLSTDSFSGQGEIHQLICTLDWSKTLLGPPSQWPQSLRTAVSIILNSRYPMFIWWGEEYINLYNEAYRPILGTRKHPQFFGQSAKDCWAEVWDVVGLLAESVLHTGQPTWSENLMLIMHRSGYTEETYFTFSYSPITDESGGVGGIFCAVTETTEQIIGERRLQTLREIATATTDAKTVEIACQRAIEAIASNNMDIPFALLYRIQDGKQAYLAGTAGIEPNHPIALSPINLTENSDPWELNLVNQTGETLLLEDLNTRFDSLPMGVWDEPPQAAMVIPLTQKPQSQLAGFLILGISPRRAFDDSYRGFFDLIANQVAIAIANAQAYEAERQRSEALAELNRAKTAFFSNISHEFRTPLTLILGSLEETLLSPNSLNLDQQEQLQVAKRNSLRLLKLVNTLLDFSSLEAERFQAVYEPTDLSRFTTELASMFRSAIERAGMQLIIDCPPLPELIYIDREMWEKIVLNLLSNAFKFTFKGKITVSLRWMGDHVQLNVQDTGIGIRSKDIPHVFERFHRVSEAQGRTYEGSGIGLSLVKELVQLHAGTIEISSIPGEGSCFIVSIPSGCAHLDTDQICQTTRYNSSPLEATAYLEEVMSWENPSCIAPLKPFLSPTSRILLVEDNGDMRNYMQRLLSQHYQVESVHHGLAALEAIHRQKPDLVVSDIMMPELDGFELLHTLRRDPRTQEIPIILLSARAGEEATIEGLEAGADDYLIKPFSARELLARVHSILELTRLRQEATIREQELNTTKAQVIDILESITDGFFALDHQWRFTYINQASERLFLKTRGELLGCNLWEIYPNFLKSIEAQKLHQVMENQEAEHFETSTIHPGFWYEAHVYPYQEGLAVYWRDITERKQAEVSLRQSEERFRVAQELSLDAFTILQSVRDETGKIIDFEWTYVNPKAADVLHQTIEKLIGQRLLEVLPGNKTNSDLFERYVRVVETGEPHDIELCYQSEGIMGWFRNMCVKIGDGVAISFSDISDRKLSEAALLQSEERLRVALKSAPITLFNQDQNLRYTWIYNPFLQQSVDEIIGRSDFDLLPQEQASQLVQLKRQVLETATGAREELCLIIQEQKYYFDLTIEPLRNTEDEIIGVTCSGVNISDHKQVELALRQSEALANARAEELRTFMETVPAAVWVAHDPQCHEMTANRAAHQLVQLPSGSIVTATPEDGSYPFLFTIQHQGVDIPLEELPMQIAGRTGEDVEAEFEFVFENGEVRYIYGRAVPLRDEGGKIRGVIGAFLDISDRKRAEEELREREQRFITLFHGMEDWVLVYHLTPDYQPGTFIEVNQQACNKLGFSREELLTMSVADIVGSSWVYPQANIEQLLQQKRLVVESVHRTKQGHRIPVEVSATLFTLNGLPTVQAICRDITERKQAEQEREKLLTRERAAREEAEVANRIKDEFLAVLSHELRSPLNPILGWTKLLQTRKFDAAGTARALETIERNAKLQTQLIEDLLDISRILRGKMALNMEPVNLISTIQAALETVKLAAEAKGIQVTFEVIPGEGMGVIPLRQVLRSPEALFPESQSFINVLGDKTRLQQVMWNLLSNAIKFTPSGGVVEVQLECREGQAQIQVKDTGKGINSEFLPFVFDYFRQEDSTTTRKFGGLGLGLAIVRHLTELHGGTVSVDSLGEGQGAVFLVQLPLMAYEREQPQSPTIETEEIDLMGLKILVVDDEIDIRDLVEFILEQAGAEVRVANSAREALGLMSEFSPDVLISDIGMPEMDGYGLIAEVRKTSSIPAIALTAYAGETNQALALAAGFQVHLAKPIEPDELVLAIINLTKK; encoded by the coding sequence GTGAACATTAACCTCTCAACAGATTCGTTCAGTGGGCAAGGGGAAATTCATCAGTTAATCTGTACCTTAGATTGGTCAAAAACCCTTCTCGGCCCACCGTCCCAATGGCCTCAGAGTTTACGAACCGCCGTCAGTATTATCTTAAACTCTCGCTATCCGATGTTTATTTGGTGGGGCGAAGAATACATTAACCTCTACAATGAAGCGTATCGCCCCATTTTAGGAACCCGAAAACATCCTCAATTTTTCGGACAATCTGCGAAAGATTGTTGGGCTGAAGTCTGGGATGTCGTGGGACTCTTAGCCGAAAGTGTGCTGCATACAGGTCAGCCTACCTGGTCAGAAAATCTGATGCTGATCATGCACCGTTCCGGTTATACCGAAGAAACCTATTTTACCTTTTCCTATAGTCCGATTACCGACGAAAGTGGCGGAGTCGGGGGTATTTTTTGTGCTGTAACCGAAACCACCGAACAAATCATCGGAGAACGACGACTGCAAACCCTGCGGGAAATTGCCACAGCCACCACCGACGCTAAAACCGTTGAAATAGCTTGTCAGCGTGCAATTGAGGCGATCGCATCTAACAACATGGATATCCCCTTCGCCCTGCTGTATCGCATTCAAGATGGAAAACAAGCTTATCTTGCGGGAACCGCCGGAATAGAACCGAATCATCCCATTGCCCTATCCCCGATTAACTTAACCGAAAATTCTGATCCTTGGGAGTTAAATCTTGTTAACCAAACTGGGGAAACACTGCTATTAGAAGACTTAAATACTCGGTTTGACAGCTTACCGATGGGGGTTTGGGATGAACCTCCCCAGGCTGCGATGGTCATCCCCTTAACTCAAAAGCCCCAATCTCAGTTAGCCGGATTTTTAATCCTAGGAATTAGCCCCCGACGTGCCTTTGATGACTCCTATCGGGGGTTTTTTGATTTAATTGCCAATCAAGTCGCCATCGCCATCGCCAATGCTCAAGCCTACGAAGCTGAACGACAACGCTCCGAAGCCTTAGCAGAACTCAACCGAGCCAAAACTGCTTTTTTTAGTAATATTAGTCATGAATTCCGCACTCCATTAACCTTAATCTTGGGTTCCTTAGAAGAAACCCTTCTCAGTCCCAACTCCCTCAATCTTGATCAACAGGAACAATTACAAGTCGCCAAACGCAATAGCTTACGACTTCTCAAACTCGTGAATACTCTCCTCGATTTTTCCAGTTTGGAAGCCGAACGATTTCAAGCGGTTTATGAACCCACTGATTTATCAAGGTTTACCACAGAACTTGCAAGTATGTTTCGTTCGGCTATTGAACGAGCCGGAATGCAGTTGATCATCGATTGTCCTCCCCTCCCAGAACTTATCTATATTGATCGGGAAATGTGGGAAAAAATAGTTCTCAACCTCCTTTCAAACGCCTTTAAATTTACCTTCAAAGGCAAAATTACAGTGTCTCTGCGGTGGATGGGGGATCACGTTCAACTGAATGTTCAAGATACCGGAATTGGGATTCGCAGCAAAGACATTCCTCATGTATTTGAACGGTTTCATCGTGTTTCCGAAGCGCAAGGCAGAACCTATGAGGGATCGGGCATTGGTCTATCCTTAGTCAAAGAGTTAGTCCAGTTGCACGCAGGTACGATTGAAATTAGCAGTATTCCAGGGGAAGGGAGTTGTTTTATCGTGTCCATTCCCTCTGGCTGCGCTCATCTGGATACTGATCAGATTTGTCAGACAACTCGCTACAATTCCTCACCCCTAGAAGCCACAGCTTATTTAGAAGAGGTAATGAGTTGGGAAAATCCGTCTTGCATCGCCCCGTTAAAACCTTTTTTATCCCCTACTTCCCGCATTCTGCTGGTAGAAGACAATGGGGATATGCGGAATTATATGCAGCGTTTGTTGAGTCAACACTATCAAGTCGAAAGCGTTCATCATGGGTTAGCAGCCTTAGAAGCGATTCATCGTCAGAAACCGGATTTAGTCGTCTCTGATATTATGATGCCGGAATTAGATGGTTTTGAACTGCTGCACACCCTACGACGAGATCCCAGAACTCAAGAAATCCCCATTATTCTTTTATCTGCTCGGGCTGGAGAAGAAGCGACTATTGAAGGCTTAGAAGCCGGGGCTGATGATTATCTAATTAAACCGTTTTCAGCCCGTGAACTTTTAGCTCGTGTCCACTCCATTTTAGAACTTACTCGACTGCGACAGGAAGCCACAATTCGAGAACAAGAATTAAATACCACAAAAGCCCAGGTGATTGATATTCTCGAAAGTATTACCGATGGCTTTTTTGCCTTAGATCATCAGTGGCGATTTACCTATATTAACCAAGCTTCAGAACGGCTATTTTTGAAAACCAGAGGGGAATTATTAGGGTGTAACCTATGGGAAATTTATCCTAATTTTTTAAAATCTATTGAAGCTCAAAAACTGCATCAAGTCATGGAAAATCAGGAGGCAGAACATTTTGAAACTTCAACGATTCATCCGGGATTTTGGTATGAAGCCCACGTTTATCCTTATCAAGAAGGTTTAGCCGTTTATTGGCGAGATATTACCGAACGAAAACAAGCTGAAGTTTCCCTGCGTCAAAGCGAAGAACGATTTCGGGTGGCTCAAGAATTATCCTTAGATGCCTTTACTATTTTGCAAAGTGTGCGAGATGAAACGGGCAAAATTATTGATTTTGAGTGGACTTATGTTAATCCGAAAGCGGCTGACGTTTTACACCAAACCATTGAAAAGTTAATTGGTCAGCGACTTTTAGAAGTGCTTCCAGGGAATAAAACCAATAGTGATTTATTTGAACGTTATGTGCGAGTAGTAGAAACCGGAGAACCCCACGATATTGAGTTATGTTACCAATCGGAAGGAATTATGGGTTGGTTTCGGAATATGTGTGTTAAAATTGGTGATGGTGTGGCGATTTCTTTTAGTGATATTAGCGATCGCAAATTATCAGAAGCAGCCTTACTCCAAAGTGAAGAACGATTGCGAGTTGCCCTTAAAAGTGCACCGATTACTTTATTTAATCAAGATCAAAATTTACGCTACACCTGGATTTATAATCCCTTTCTTCAACAATCTGTTGATGAAATTATCGGTCGCAGCGATTTTGACTTACTCCCACAAGAACAAGCATCCCAACTGGTTCAACTCAAACGCCAGGTTTTAGAAACCGCTACCGGGGCACGGGAGGAACTTTGTTTGATTATCCAGGAACAGAAATATTATTTTGATTTAACCATTGAACCCCTACGCAATACGGAGGATGAAATCATCGGAGTTACTTGTTCTGGGGTTAATATTTCCGACCATAAACAAGTGGAATTAGCCTTACGCCAAAGTGAAGCCTTGGCTAATGCACGGGCTGAGGAATTGAGAACCTTTATGGAAACGGTTCCGGCTGCGGTTTGGGTTGCCCACGATCCCCAATGTCATGAGATGACAGCAAACCGGGCTGCCCATCAATTGGTACAGTTACCGTCTGGTAGCATTGTTACGGCTACCCCGGAAGATGGAAGTTATCCTTTTTTATTCACAATTCAACACCAGGGGGTTGATATTCCCCTGGAAGAGTTACCCATGCAAATAGCGGGACGCACGGGGGAGGATGTTGAGGCAGAATTTGAGTTTGTCTTTGAAAATGGGGAAGTTCGGTATATTTATGGTCGGGCGGTTCCCTTACGCGACGAGGGGGGGAAAATTCGAGGGGTTATTGGTGCGTTTTTAGATATTAGCGATCGCAAACGAGCCGAAGAGGAACTACGAGAACGCGAACAACGGTTTATTACCTTATTTCATGGCATGGAAGATTGGGTACTGGTGTACCATCTCACGCCAGATTACCAACCCGGAACGTTTATCGAAGTTAATCAACAAGCGTGTAACAAGTTAGGCTTTAGTCGGGAAGAACTGCTTACGATGTCTGTGGCGGATATTGTGGGTTCATCCTGGGTTTATCCCCAAGCCAATATAGAACAACTACTTCAGCAGAAGCGTTTGGTGGTGGAATCGGTGCATCGCACCAAACAGGGACATCGAATTCCGGTTGAAGTCAGTGCGACTCTGTTTACCCTCAATGGTTTACCAACGGTACAAGCGATTTGTCGAGATATTACTGAACGAAAACAAGCCGAACAAGAGCGAGAAAAACTGTTAACCCGTGAACGAGCCGCCCGGGAAGAAGCAGAAGTTGCAAACCGAATCAAAGATGAATTTTTAGCGGTTTTATCCCATGAGTTGCGATCGCCGTTGAATCCGATTTTAGGCTGGACAAAACTGTTACAAACTCGCAAATTTGATGCAGCAGGAACCGCCCGCGCCCTGGAAACGATTGAACGCAATGCCAAATTACAAACCCAATTGATTGAAGATTTATTAGATATTTCTCGAATTTTACGCGGAAAAATGGCGTTAAATATGGAGCCCGTTAATTTAATTTCCACCATTCAAGCCGCTTTAGAAACCGTGAAATTAGCCGCAGAAGCAAAGGGAATTCAGGTGACGTTTGAGGTGATTCCCGGCGAAGGTATGGGGGTGATTCCTCTGCGACAAGTTTTGAGAAGTCCCGAGGCCTTGTTCCCGGAATCTCAATCTTTTATCAATGTTTTAGGAGATAAAACTCGGTTGCAACAAGTGATGTGGAATTTGTTATCGAATGCGATTAAATTTACTCCTTCTGGAGGCGTTGTCGAGGTGCAATTAGAGTGTCGAGAAGGTCAAGCTCAAATTCAAGTTAAAGATACGGGAAAAGGAATTAATTCTGAATTTTTACCCTTTGTTTTTGACTATTTTCGTCAAGAAGATAGTACAACAACTCGTAAATTTGGTGGTTTAGGATTGGGATTAGCCATTGTTCGCCATCTCACAGAATTACATGGAGGAACAGTCAGCGTTGATAGTTTAGGAGAAGGACAAGGTGCGGTGTTTCTCGTCCAGTTACCTTTAATGGCTTATGAGCGGGAACAACCTCAATCTCCAACAATAGAGACTGAGGAAATTGACTTAATGGGGTTAAAAATTTTAGTGGTTGATGATGAAATTGATATTCGGGATTTAGTCGAATTTATATTAGAACAAGCTGGGGCTGAAGTGAGAGTTGCTAACAGCGCACGGGAAGCTTTGGGTTTGATGTCGGAATTTTCGCCGGATGTGTTAATCTCGGATATTGGGATGCCAGAAATGGATGGTTATGGGTTAATTGCAGAAGTCAGAAAAACATCATCCATTCCTGCGATCGCTTTAACAGCTTATGCTGGAGAAACGAACCAGGCTTTAGCTCTAGCGGCTGGATTTCAAGTTCACCTCGCCAAACCCATAGAACCTGATGAGTTAGTTCTTGCTATTATTAATTTAACAAAAAAATAA
- a CDS encoding helix-turn-helix domain-containing protein translates to MKATEQQRVAQLIRETRQCLNLSQVQFALKLGVSFQSVNRWENGRTKPLPLALNQIKQLLDQMSASPEPTLQQRSRDLLAQYFSD, encoded by the coding sequence ATGAAGGCTACAGAGCAACAAAGAGTAGCACAGTTAATTCGTGAAACTCGTCAGTGTCTGAATTTGTCTCAAGTTCAATTTGCCTTAAAATTAGGGGTATCATTCCAAAGTGTCAATCGATGGGAGAATGGGCGAACCAAACCCCTACCTTTAGCCTTAAATCAGATTAAGCAATTACTTGATCAGATGAGTGCTTCGCCAGAACCAACTCTGCAACAACGAAGTCGGGATCTTCTGGCTCAATATTTTTCCGACTAA